Part of the Janibacter alkaliphilus genome is shown below.
AGGCCTCGTCGACGTTGTTCTTGTCCTGCTTGTACTGCTCGTACAGCTCGTCGACGAGCCATTCGTTGGGACCGAAGTCGGTCAGGGAGCTCGAGCCGTCCTGCTCAGGCACGCCGCATTCGCCTCTTCCGTGGACATCCGCGATCGAACGGACCCGTCATCGGGCCACCACGACAGCCTAACGCTCCCACCGGCCGCATCCGAAGGACCGGGGCCGGGTTGTGCCCGGGGCCTGCCGACGGCCTCCCGGAGAGCTCCGGGAGGCCGTGGGTGCGGCGGGCTCAGCGGTCGGTCAGGAGACGTCCTGGCGCACCGCGCGGAAGATCCCCGGGACGGCGAAGAGGGCCGCCCAGCCGGCGAGCACGAGGGCCCCCGCCCACCAGCTGAGCTGCTGGGTCTCCTCGGCCCCGGGCTGCGCGCTGATCGCCAGCACGGCGCTGGTCGCCGCGCTCGGCAGGTACTGGGCGATCTCGGCGCCCCACTCGGTGATGCCCAGCAGCACCCCGATGATCGGCTCGACGATCCAGGCGATGCTGATCGCCAGGACGAGGGCGGCGACCTGGTTGGGGATGAGGATGCCCACCCCGAGCCCGATGAGGGCCCACAGCCCGAGCACGAGCATTCCGAGCGCCAGGGTCCGCCAGACATCGGCGGACGGGAAGAGCTCGGCCCCCTGGATGCCGAGGATCGCACCGCCGACGAACACCGAGGAGACGATCGCCAGCAGGCCGTAGACCACCCCGAGCACGAGCAGCGCCAGCACCTTGGAGCCCATGACCTTGACCCGTCGGGGGGTCGCCAGGAAGGTGCTGGTGATCGTCT
Proteins encoded:
- a CDS encoding ABC transporter permease produces the protein MIATVRSELLKFFTTRLWWGMAIAVVLVGAAFAALNGFFLTSSSAEEMMGGPMDPTDLAINVYTGGLGVGYVLLLTIGVMQVGSEYRHKTITSTFLATPRRVKVMGSKVLALLVLGVVYGLLAIVSSVFVGGAILGIQGAELFPSADVWRTLALGMLVLGLWALIGLGVGILIPNQVAALVLAISIAWIVEPIIGVLLGITEWGAEIAQYLPSAATSAVLAISAQPGAEETQQLSWWAGALVLAGWAALFAVPGIFRAVRQDVS